In the Cylindrospermopsis raciborskii Cr2010 genome, TCTGGTTTATATCGATGGAGACCATTCCTATCATGGCATGAAAAGAGATTTTATGAATGTGGGACGTCATGCTAAATTCTGTGCTTTTCATGATATTAATGCTACGGAATATGATTACCTAGATGGTGGTACAAGACGATGTTGGAATGATCTTAAATTATCCTATTGTCACTCAGCTTCTATTTGGGAAATTAGTCATATTGCTGAAGAATGGATGGGTATTGGAATTATAGATTTTAATACATGATCAAGAGCAAATTTGTAATTTATTCCGTTATTTAAGTAGGGAGGCACAATTATTTGTAGGATCCCCATGAGGGCGTTGGGTTTCGTTCCTCAACCCAACCTACGTTCATGTTTAATTCCACTCACCCACTTATCCTATTTATCTTTACATAGTTTGGTCTTTTAACGCCAACTTACCTTAGTCTATGATTTATGAAAATCACTAAAGTCGCTGCTATTATTGTCACATGGAACAAACGTAAGGATGTTTGTGCGGTAATTAAAGACATAGAAAGTCTAGATTTACAGAACATATCTTTGGATATTTTTGTGGTTGATAATGCTTCACAGGATGGAACCCAGAATTATCTTGAACTCCATTATCCACATATCAAAGTTTTACAAACCGGAAAAAACCTTGGTGGTTCTGGTGGTTTTTCTCAAGGGATGAATTTTGTCAGTAACCTTGATTATCAATACATTTGGTTACTTGATAATGATGTACGGTTAGATCCTTATGCTTTAGTCCCTTTAGTGGAAACTTTAAACAGATATGCGGAAGTGGGGTTGGTAGGATCTCAAATTAGGAAGTTAGATAATCCAGATATTATTCAAGAAATAGGGAGTTATATTCACGAACCCAAAGCTCACTTGCAAACCTATTTAGGTAATTCACCGGTTCAATCTCCAGCAGAAATTTTAAACAGTAAGAATTATCTCACTGTAGATATTTGTGCTGCTGCTTCACTATTATTCAGAAGGGAAATTATTCACCAAATAGGCGTTTTTGAAAACTATTTTTTACACTTTGATGACGTAGAATGGTGTTTGAGAGCTAAACAATTTGGTTGGGTGATTGCTGCTCATCCCGCATCGATTATTTGGCACTGTTCACCGGATTTTAAACAGCGTCCTTGGATTAGTTATTATGATGAACGCAATCTCCTCTATTGTTGGCACAAACACAGACCAGATCTCTTATTAAGACGCTTGAGAATATTATTTCCTAAGTTGGTTTATTATTCCTTAACTGGACGCCATTTTTGGGCATTAATTCATTTGCAAGCTATGACGGACTTCCTGAACCTCATTCAAGGTGAAATGCCCAATTTGTTATCAAGTTTTACTTTAGGAGAAATTTTACCTCATAATGGACAGGTATTAATACAAGATTCTATCTATCAACATATTTGCGATTTTTTAGATGTTAAGCAAGAGCAAAAATTTACTCTCTGGTATCCACCTAACAAATATAATAAGTTATGGGCTTGGGCTTATTTATCATTTATATCTTGTTTTTCTAAACCCGTAGACTTAGCAATTGTCAGCTACTGGAAACCAAATTTTTATTATCTTCATCTGTCTAGAAAGCTTTATTTCTTTACTGGTAACGGTTATGTTATGTCCCAAATTAGTTTCACCCAAATTATATTGGATAGTCTCGGAGTAGTGTATGGGTTTTTAAAAATATACCTACGGATGACTCACTTGCTTAAAAAATCTGACAAATCTTTTAATAAGCTGGTTATCTCAAATCTACTTCACCCCTTTTGGGTAAATAAGGTAAAAAAATTGTTGTTGATAATTTCAACTATTTATAGTTAATCTGTCATGAGGGATAATTATGTCAAGTCCAGAATTAGTATCTATAGTTATTTGCACTCTCAACCGTTGTTGTTCTTTGGAAAAAACTCTCAAGTCGTTAAATCAGATTAATTATCGATATTTTGAAGTTATTATTATAGACTCCTCTGATGATGAAAGTACCCGAAAAATGGTGGATGACCTGAAAATGGATTTGGATTTTCCCATTCAAATATTCCGCTCCTCTGTCAAAAACATCAGCGTCTCTAGAAATATGGGCACACAAAAATCATCTGGCAAAATAGTTGCTTTTATTGATGATGACGCAATTCCCCAAAGAGATTGGTTAGATAAGTTACTTACTACATATACTTTAAAAGGCGATAAATGTGCTGGAGTCGGTGGGAGTGTAAAAGATATGACTAAAGCCGATCTTCCTTGGCAATATTATCAGGGTATTACTAATGTTATGAGTCATACTATTCCCATTCGTTTAGGAAAGGTGCCCAACCATAATCAATCCCAGGGTTTTTGGTACAATGGAATGATGGGAACAAATTCATCCTACCGTAAAGAACTGCTGGAAAAAATCAACGGTTATGATGAGTTTTTTGACTATTTTTTGGATGAAACTGATGTTTGCTTACGATTAATTCAAGCTGGTTATGAAATTCACTACTGCGATACAATTGTACATCATTATCCTCAACCCAGCCATAACCGTTATGATCAAAAGCATCTGACCTGTTGGTACTCATTGGCAAAAAATACGACTTATTTCGCTTTAAAGCATGGCTATAATAAAATGCCATCCTGGATATTTATATTACGTTTGAGTTCATTGTTAATTTATCGCTGTTTACTCAGAATATTACGCTTAAAATTCAGTCACAATCTGAATAATCACATTCTATTAGATTATATTAAGCAGGCAATTAAAGGTATATATCTGGGGTGGAGTTATGGTGTTAATACGTCTGTTCACTCCTCGAATTAACCACGAATGACAGTAATACACCTCCCAGCAGGACTAACTACTTCTTGAGTAGTTGTGCGATCGCCTATAGGAGGTAGGTTAGGACGGCGATCGAAAATGACTAGCCATCCAGTTTCCAGGTTTAGTCCAGCAAGGTACTTATCCAATTGTTTCAGTCCTTGACTGAGAGGGTCTTTTCGTTTTGGATGCCAAACTTTCAGTTCTATCCCCATTACCACTTTACCATAACGTAAACAAATATCCATTCTTCCCGAACCAATAGCATATTCCCGTTCTAACCTACCACCACCATTAACCACCCGGTGTAAAAAAGCCATTAGCACTAAATGGGGAGCAATTTCTGGATAGGGGGTGCTTTTCAGTAAGGGTTCTCCGTGTTGTCGCCAAAATTCCAAAAA is a window encoding:
- a CDS encoding glycosyltransferase family 2 protein produces the protein MKITKVAAIIVTWNKRKDVCAVIKDIESLDLQNISLDIFVVDNASQDGTQNYLELHYPHIKVLQTGKNLGGSGGFSQGMNFVSNLDYQYIWLLDNDVRLDPYALVPLVETLNRYAEVGLVGSQIRKLDNPDIIQEIGSYIHEPKAHLQTYLGNSPVQSPAEILNSKNYLTVDICAAASLLFRREIIHQIGVFENYFLHFDDVEWCLRAKQFGWVIAAHPASIIWHCSPDFKQRPWISYYDERNLLYCWHKHRPDLLLRRLRILFPKLVYYSLTGRHFWALIHLQAMTDFLNLIQGEMPNLLSSFTLGEILPHNGQVLIQDSIYQHICDFLDVKQEQKFTLWYPPNKYNKLWAWAYLSFISCFSKPVDLAIVSYWKPNFYYLHLSRKLYFFTGNGYVMSQISFTQIILDSLGVVYGFLKIYLRMTHLLKKSDKSFNKLVISNLLHPFWVNKVKKLLLIISTIYS
- a CDS encoding glycosyltransferase family 2 protein; amino-acid sequence: MSSPELVSIVICTLNRCCSLEKTLKSLNQINYRYFEVIIIDSSDDESTRKMVDDLKMDLDFPIQIFRSSVKNISVSRNMGTQKSSGKIVAFIDDDAIPQRDWLDKLLTTYTLKGDKCAGVGGSVKDMTKADLPWQYYQGITNVMSHTIPIRLGKVPNHNQSQGFWYNGMMGTNSSYRKELLEKINGYDEFFDYFLDETDVCLRLIQAGYEIHYCDTIVHHYPQPSHNRYDQKHLTCWYSLAKNTTYFALKHGYNKMPSWIFILRLSSLLIYRCLLRILRLKFSHNLNNHILLDYIKQAIKGIYLGWSYGVNTSVHSSN